The nucleotide sequence TTATATAGTGTACAAACCTAGAAACTAACATTGGATAAAAATTGGACATATAAGATTTATTCACATCACTCTTAGTAAATTTTTCactatttgtaatttttttattaagagtATAAATTTTACTCACGATAATGTGGAGAAATTTCATACGTCTATTTTTTCATATAACGATtgttttatatttacactactTATCGGTAGTTATTCGGTTGTTTTGTGAAAAGATCAGAACGCGGTAAGCCTGTAATGATCAGAAATTTTCACATAAGGTCTCCAGACTCGGGAGTCCGGCCGCTATGATCGATAGCGGTCCGGTctctactactctctccgttttacaatgtaagtcattttagcattttctacattcatattaatgttaaagaatctagacatatatatatatatatatatctctatttagattcattaacatcaatatgaatgtgaaaaatgttagaatgacttacattgtgaaacggagaaagtatcaaGCTTCCTCCGGATGAACCGTGGGATGCTGGTCAGAGAGAGTTAGCCTGGAGCGTTGGCCAGTTCGGACTTCGGAGGATACAAAAAAGTATCTAAATTCACAACACAACCATTCTATTCATGTCTTCTTCACCAGCAACATCTGTTCAATCtccaaataataataataataaagaaaaaaacctAATTAAACAACATCTTCAGTTCACCTGCCTTTAGCGAGGCTTCGGTTGGCTTTGTCTGTAAGAGCTTGGTCGATCGCTGCTGTAATCGCTGCTAGTGTTTCCCTGACTCCCCGGCGCTCTTCTTGATCGTGGCCCGATGGACTCACCCGATTCCATGATGGAACTGTAGGTATCTTCTGCGTACGTAGTCCTAAATATAGAGTTTAGATCTTCTCCATGCGTTTGTCCTTGCAAGTGCTTCAGGATCTGAAAGGAGAAAAGGAACTTCTTGTCACATATAGGAGTATCAAATATCAGTTATTTGGTTATGTAGTTATtgttctattttattctggAACAAGGCACTACCACTACTTGTACAGTTGTACTGAAGGTTTAGCAGTTTCGGTGTTTCAAACTCAAAACTTTTCAGGGAAGGAAACGAACCTGAACCATGGATGGACGCAGATGTGCTGATTGgcgcacggcagcggcggcacacTCCATCATTCGCATCATTTTGTTTTCATCATAATCATCTCCAATATCCGGATCAACAAGGATATCAAAGTTGCCTTCCTCCATAGCTTCTGAAATCAAGGGTTTTGCCTGAAGAAGCAAATTCAGAAATGTTCTATCAGGCTAGACATCAAAGTTCCTCTTAGAACTACATTTATTGGAGTGAAGGAAATGTATTAGATGTCAAGGAATGAATTTTGTCAAGATTCAAGAACTTCTTTTTGTTAGAAACTGACCCAACCAACTAACGTGCTGTCCATGTAAGACTCAGATGACTGAACCGGCAGCCTTCCAGTTATCAGTTCCAAGAGGACGACACCAAAAGCAAAGACATCGGCTTTGTCAGTAAGCTTCCCGCTAGACAGGAACTCTGGAGCAATGTACCTGCAGAAAAGAGGATTTGCTATGAATACAATGAGGGATAATATATACTTGTGCTATAGATATTCATGTTCAGAAATTAGAATGAACAAACTCGGAATACATAGGGAATGCTGAAGAGAAGTACTGACCCAAATGTGCCCATTATTCTTGTGGAAACATGGGTGTGGTTTCCTGGTTGCTACTTTGCTAGACCAAAATCTGCAACCTGCAAAGGATCAAGACATACTGAGTATAGGACTGTGCAATATAATGGCATATTGTTTGCAATTCAAACTTGTCCTGGGAttgcttcaaaaaaaaaacttgtcctGGGAAAACCAGATCTTCTTGAAACGTTGAATAATATGTGCAGAGAGAGTACCTTGGGCTCAAAACCATGATCCAGAAGAATATTGGATGCCTTGACATCACGATGTATAATTTTAGGAGAACCTGAATAGTATAAACGGACTTTTTCGTATTAAATCACAGTTCAACACTAGATACGAAACTGAATATAAGTGTATAACGCGAAATGGATGGGTGGAGTAGAACTAACAGTCATCGTGTAGATAGGCCAAACCCCTTGCAGATCCCACAGCAATTTTCCATCTTTGCTGCCAATCCAGAGGTGGCCACTTGTCCCCTGAATTAAGTTCAACAGTAACATGATCAGATCAGAGTAAAAAACCAAGACTAAAAAAACATTGACTAAACAGTCAACGGATGCATTTgacagaagaaaaaacaaatatgtaaaccattattttttttattcattttaGATGTAGACATAGGTTTTATACCGTGTAAATGCGTGTCGAGCGTCTTGTTGGGGACGAACTCGTAAACCAGCAGCCTGTCGTTGCCGGAGATGCAGTATCCGACGAGGGAGACGAGGTTCCTGTGGTGCACGCGTGTGATGATGTCCGCCTCGGCGCGGAACTCGCGGTCGCCCTGCTTGCTCTCCGTCTTGAGCTTCTTGATCGCCACCTCGGTGCCGTCCTGCAGCCTCCCCCTGTACACGCACCCGAATCCGCCCTGCCCGATGACGTTGTCGGGGGAGAACCCGCCCGTCGCGGCGGCCAGCTGGTCGTACGAGAGCGAGCCGCCGTCGATGGAGATGGAGTGCGGGCGCTCGGAGCCGGCGTCGGAGAACGTGCCGCCGCTGGTCTGCGGCGCCGTcgggtggtggtgctgctgctgcatgaaGACgaatggcagcggcggctggtCACCTGCAAGCACCAAAGTGTGGTGGAtatctccgacgacgacgacgacatggacgtacgtacgtacacgaCGTCGAACGTGACAAGAATCACAAGATGCGCGCACCTTTGTAGTAGGGGTTGGGGTTGTATAACATTGGCGGTGGTAGCGGAAGCGGCTGGgcctgttgccgccgccgccgccgcctccatcgccggaTCCAGAGCGCGAGCACGTACAAGCCCAAAACCAGACCGACAACCCCAGCGGCCACTTTGACGGCCACGGAATTCAAGAACGAGGGCGAGCCCGTCTGGGGTGCCGCGGGTGCCGGGTCGGACGCCGGGGCCGTCGTGATGATCTCGGTCACGGCACGGCGTGCTCTCTGCCCGTGGCCGGAGGAGATGACGACGACACCATGCACCGTCGTCGGTCCACCGGTGATGGTCACCAGGGCGGCCTTGGCGCGATCCACCACGTCATAGAGCCTCGCGAAAGCTGAAGGCTCTTCAGGGGGTACATACTGAGGCGGTGGGGGTACGAACGCTGCCGGCCGTGCCATCTCGGCCGGTTGGGAATACCGGAAACGCGCCCACATCACCCCGTCTGCGGTTGTGCGTGTGCACGGCTCGGTGCGCGCGAAACGGAGGCTTTTATAATGGGTTATGGCGAGAGATTTTTAGGTAAAAATATGTtaaatgtaattatagtataaatatagtgtaattacatactaaCTATGTTTTTAATAGATCACATCGTTGACTTTTGAAGATATGTTTAAtcaattcgtcttattaaaaattttatgcaaatgtataagatataaataatgtttaaaatactttcaatgataaaataactcgcaacataataaattataattacgtaatttttttattaagacgAATGATAAATGTATGGCAAAAAGTCAGCGGCGtcttctattaaaaaacggaaataatatatatgtaatttagcttcttagggcatccacaatataGTCTAAAAGTGGTCCATAAGCAATACAATATTTGTTTCAGCCACCTAGCAATATTGTGGAACTAGTCCATAgcaaagaaataacaaaaactaCCCATAAGCATATAAGCATATGGGCTACcttccatactcgtaaaggaagtcgtttaggataatgtttaagtcaaacattgggaatataaatcatgaataactctcaagttgttgagtttaaaaatgtaaaaaatatatgaatagatttgtcttaaaacatactttcataaaagtatacatatatcactttttaataaatatttttatagaaacaagaagtcaaagttgtattttggagactgtgtcgctgtccaaaacgacttcctttatgagtacagagggagtattatttgtCTCTGTCCTATCTATATGGATTATTTTGATATATACATTGTTGTTGCCATTACAATATAAATACACGCTGATAcctttttcatgaaaaatttgATGACACAGAAGTCCGTTTGTAAGCTCTCACTCCTTCTGTCTCGCTGAGCTGGGCTGGCGGTTTTCTCCTCAACTATGCGGCGCGTCATGCCTCTGTTTCCGCGCGAAAACAGAGTGCAAGTTGCCACGGGCTGCACACGAAAGCGGAGACGACCACTCGGTTTTGGAGGTGGGAACAGCAGAGACCCACTGGAGGCATCCACCAATCTGTGGTGTTGGTAACACCGTAAGTACTCCTACGTAACAATGACAGAAATGAGCGTGGCAAATCCGTGGGCCGAACGGCTGGAGATGGCAGCACGGACCGGGACTTGTGCTATCATCCAAAGTCTAGGTTTAATGTGTTGGCAAGTGTGTATAGGAATGAACAGTTGTCGCTGTCCAGAACAATGAGTTGACGTTCACTTTTCAAGACATTAAACGTGTAATGAGTAATCAGGGCGCTCTATCGTGCGAGGGTTAAGTATTAACAAGTCAAATTCAATGATGACCTTCATCAACGTTAAAAACTGGATAAGTTAACTAGCTGGCCATTGTCAGCCCAGCAGTTGTGCCAGTAGATCAGATACTGCCAATATGTAGAAGCGTGTGTTTATACTACGTCGTACAATTGCtcgtatatatatatcttgagCAGCCCATCGTTTTACAATTTAATATGTTGATGAAGTACAATACTCTCTCAATCCTAATATAAATATAACTTTGTATTGATGTGACTGTATGCTCAGATTTATAACTATAGAATATACCATATTTGTACAAGGTAAGGTTTCACTTGtattgagacggagggagttgGAGGGAGTAGAGTTCAACTACTTTAGTAGGTAAAACTATAAGAATAATATGTAGGCCTAGAATGAGATAAGTTCATGGGGAAGGATTGGGATCCTTTGCATTAGAGTACAAAAATTTGCACCATCCATTCACAATCAATTCACTAAACGAAGCATTTTCGAGACTTCCGCGAAAGTCTTCTTTTAGCTTGAGTTCATCGGCCTGTTGGCGTCCCATTTTTTTTCCGCTTATTACTATCTTCTGAATTAGGTAGAGTGGGAGCACTCGACGAGGCATCTACGACAGTAGAGGCTCTTCCTCGTTTTTGGCCGGACAATTCTATAAATAGAATCAAAAACCAGAagaattgtgagaaataaatcAATTTATTAAGTTGAGACACATCGAGGGATAAAACATTTCATACTATCATAAGTTGATTCCATTTacaattgaatttttttttctttttatgtgagtaaattttattttgggcCATGTATTTTTACCCATGTTGCAGCTTGGGCTAGGTTTTAGCTGAGTTTTTCACCTTGGATCACTTAATATAACCATTTGTTTCATCCTGGACCATAGCCGCTCATCTTCTCCGAGTCCAACAGGCGATAACCCATCACCAACGTGCCCATCCGAACAAGcgttggcggcagcggcggttacTGATGCGCTTATTTGATTTGATCACAACACATTAGCTTGGTTGCTCCATGCTCCACAATCCCAGCCGGCCAGCCAAGTTACACCTACAACCAAATGGGCAATGGAACATGGCTTCCGTTCACTGAAGCAACAAAAATTGATGCAACATCATTAAAATTAGAACAACTCAAACCATGCATTTGTGTTGCCTCTGTCCCTAATGTAAGCATCAACAAATTACTAGTTGCTATTTGAATCGATTCCCTTGCCTCGCCTCGCTGTTGTCGCCGATCCGCCATgagctcgccggcctcgcccTCGTCGACGGCTGGCGTAGTGCATCTCGACAACACGGCAGCTGAGAGGGACGTGATCTAGCAAGCCAAAATGGCCCTCATGGCCTAGAGCTAACCTGCCGTCGGCTGAACGGAGAAGTGCGCCGCAGTGCGAATCAGCTGTGCGTTGCTGCTAAACTCCCCTCGGATAGGACTAGGAGCTATTGGCATTAATCAAGCACTTATCCCCTTGTGCTCACCACATCCTCCTCCCATCGATGGCCCAAAATGCTATTCATGATGATAGTGATAGCAACTCAAGCAGTACTAACGCACTGCCCCTGGTCCAAACTGctatattttgataaagttagatggtgttaagtgaaaagaTTGGTAAATCCCTGGTGCATTGTACAACTAGGCTAATAAAAAGGGGTCCAAGATAAACCGAATCGAACACCGAAGAAAAAAAACCGATATTTAGGTTCGGTCCTTTGATTTtcgttttgtttttatttggcCCACCACAAGTCAATCGCGCCCCTTTCTTCTCCCCAAAGAAGCACAAGAAGAGGAAGAGCTtggcgacgatggcgagcgGCAGCATCGTGAAGAAGGAGGTCGGCGAGAACCACGACGTGCTCCGCTTCGGCTTCAACAACAGCGTCAAGGGCGACCTCGCGCCGCAGCACCCGATCCAGGCCACCGTCCACAAGGTACCCGTCGCTGcttcccctctcctcgccccctcGAAAACCCTAACGCGCTGAATCCGGGTGATTGGTGGTGGGGCTTGCCCGCGCGCAGGAGGCCAAGTTCTGGGCGGATAAGAAGAGGTTCGGGGCGGAAGCCATCTACGGATCCGCTTTCAACATCCGCAAGGATCTCGATGCCCAAATCCTCTCCAAGTAATTTCACTATCCTATCCCCCCATATGATTTCGCTGGGAAAACGATTTGTTCGAGTAAATAATCACTTGCGGTTCATGTTAACATTAGATAACTGTGTCGGTATTACATAGCATATATTGGAATTGTTAGGGTCAATGACAATTTTGGGTGGAATTCCTCAAACTCAAATGGCCTTATTGTGGGACGAGATATGTTTCTTTGAATTTGATGATGGCATGTATTCCCCCTGTGTTTGTCTGTTAGATAACCCTCGCagtacataaaaaaaaacctcgCATTTACATAATTTTCTGTAGGcttcaattaaaaaataaactcaaggTCTCGAAGGATCAAATTAAATATGTACAAATGAAAAACCCCAAACAACCAGATGTTGCGTAATCATTAGCATGCAAATCAAACAGGAAATTAGGGGATTTCGTGGGTTAGGGAAAATAATCTCACCCGATCGCTCGCTGGCTCATTGTTGCTTCTCATGAGACACCAGCCATCGCACTTGCTGTGTTTGTGCGTCTACCCGAGGACAGTACAAGGCAAAGAGACAAACCAACAAACAAGTTAGTTTCAGGTTGCGATAACAGGCATGTTAGCTGCTGTTGTGTCGGGTACTCGGATGTTGTTTATGGGTTGAGCAAGAGAGCAAATAATGGACCAATTATGTCTGAGTATTGGTGTCAAAAGACAAGGTTCTCTGGTGTCACCCATGAGAGAATAGAATAGAGCACTTGGAACAGGCCAAAGCCATTGGTATCATGTGACACCACTGCTATAACGTTGGATCCACCCCTATTTTGTGTGTCTAGTTGTAAATCCGTTAGCTCTTTGCATTTACTGCAACTATTTTGCTCTTATTGTCGTATGCATCAAGTGTCAGTGATGTTATGTTTTGTGGTCATCAGCGGTATTCTGCTaactgttactccctccattctaaaatataagtcacAACCACCTTTAACCTAAAGACCAAAAAACAATAATCACCTCATTGTTTGAATCATCATAATAAATACTAATGCATGCACCCTatagaattagagatcttgagGGTGAAGGATTTAAGAAATAATAATTTAGTGGAGAGGAGGTGCTAGTTAACAGCCTCATCTTTTGGCTTATGCTTATGTTTATAAGCCAAaaattgaattttcaaccttaaatttggaattgattttggggttttttcatcatagtttattttccagcctttgtcttttagatcgctaaaaacacggatataaaaaatttatttgcaaattattttctgtttacaaatatgccgtttcacttattctgtcaataagcgaaacgatgggggTCCTAAtttcaatgcatgcatgcacaccttGTATTATGAAACGTGaaaaaaagtagttgtgccgtatattttggaatggaggtagtagtttgCAAGTTATTTCTGAAATTTGTTCTCGTGGCTATGTGCAGTATTTTGAGCACTGTTTTTAAGGTGTTTAATTAGGTCCTGTTTCTTCAAGAGCATTTCCACAAATCAAATATTAGGACTGCTAAGAATGTATTAATGCTTTGAGTATGCTAACATGGATGGAATGTCTGGATTCCTTGGTCTGGTGAATACACAATCATATCTTGAGGTTGCTCTTGTTTGTCTCTCCGTCTCTCCGATGTAGTAACAACTAACAACTAGCACATCAGCGCAACTGTGCAAATAAGGGAAAAACAGCGTGCGCAACTCATGCCCAGGCTAACATTAAAGATGTTTTGGTTGATGATTTATCTGTTTGCAGGTTCCAAAGGCCCCCTGGTGCATTGCCATCATCTATGCTAGGATACGAGGCGCTGACTGGTTCCTTGGATGATTTCGGGTTTGAAGATTATCTCAACTGTAAGGCTTGTTGTCCTTTGATTTCCTATGAATCTTCTTGCTGGCCTTTCACATTTACGTGCAACTATTTGCTCACCAACTTTTGCTGATTTATTAGCTGCATGTTTGATGCTTATGTTCTTCATTGGAATTATGGAATCCAGTGCTATCAAGTTCTCATTACCTTTATATTAattctagtttttttattttagtagACCAAAACCATGTAGTCTTATGATTCCTTGGGAGTTTAGAAGTTCTTGGGAAACCAAGGGTCATGAAATGATActtgtttttcatttttcatactTCTAGTCGGTACATCTTGATAAAATTTTGCTATTAGGATATACTTGGAGGAATGTATAATAATTATCACAAAGTGGTTATTTTATTCTGTCCTCATGATATGATATATTAACAGCAAAGTACATATTTTGCTTTGTCATCCAAGCTTGGTTGGCCTTACTTTGCATGGCAAAACATACATCTCATCACCATTTTCAGTGATGAGATGTATCACCAGAAATACAGCCTCTATAGACTATATATATTTCAGTCCCACTTCTGCCCtgggaacattttttttttcttatttacaCTCGCTGAGTGTTCTTCCTGTTGTTGGAAATGTTACTTAGCCTTGtgttaattttctttttacttTGGATCATGTTGCAGTGCCCCAAGATTCTGACAGCTTCCATGCTCCAGACATGCACCACGGAATGGAGGTTCTCCTTGGTTTGTCAAAGGGACCGATTTGCCCTAGTTTCAATTGATTTCACAAAATGTATTTCTCGTCTTGCACTGTTCTCCTCATTCAATATCTATGTCGCTCTTTAGACTGAGATTTCGATGCTTGTTTTGGTTCATAACCACACTTGTGACGAGATTCCTTATCCATCATGTAGACctcacatgtcattgagataaaAGAGTGTGACAAGAGTGTCTCATTCTAGCTAAAGTGTGGCTCCAATTTTGTTAGCCACACATTAGGCAAGTTGGTCAAAACATTGTGTCAACCTTGCATAAATAGAAATACTCAACCAAACAGTCCATTACGCTTATACACCGTCAAATCAAAATGGGACAGTTTCAGACTTGGCCGTGGCTTCCATCCATCGTCAATGCTTCAAGTGTGGGGACTTCTTCAACAGCCCCATCCATTGTCGTACCATGTGGTTGATCTAATATAAAGGCATTCCGAGTTGAGCTATTTAAACAACCCAActaaaatagtactccctccatctacttttgatagacatatttccaaatctgaaaaatttacttttgatagccatatttcaattcaatcatctatcctcttaatgactttctatgatttaatgcgtgactctccattcttccacacaagattggctacatgggcatcgagaaatgtaaatattaatgaatcgcttgtttacgaggaataattagtagcatgtttaaatggatgataagtagaattattttTCCTTGGTCATTGtgtcaagataaaatatgactatcaaaagtagatggagggaataGTATTGGTAAATCTCTCTCTGCGAGTAAAGTTCGGCGgcatgagttcttgctttcttTGGACCCTCGTTGGTACATGCAAATACAGAGCAGCGAGTAATGCAATTCTCGTTCCCTCATTGCATGAACTACGTTCCAAAATCATCTCGATCGGTGCAGGTGTAGGCCTAACCTTTCTGAAAAATCATTTGCGTCTCTGAAATACTCCACTCCAGGCAGCACCCGGCAAATGCTAGTTAGGTCCATCATAGTTTTCACTTGAAAAGAAGCCTGCCGAAGGTTCCAATAATTTGAACAAGCAAACAGAACACTGGAATTGCATGTATGTCTCAAAATCGCAGAGTATTGACTCCTTTTTCGGACACGTTTTATTTGTCAGTTGCGACTAAAAAGGACACATAGAAGAATGGATGTGCTAAAAATGATCGTCCGTCATATGAAAGATACATTTAATGTGAAGAGCACTTGGGGCACATTGAGTTGTTTAGAGATTTTGCATAACACAAGGAAATATTTAGTGGAAATCATCAAATAAATGAAAACCCATGAAAGCCATACTTACATATTCTCTAAATTCAAGAAAAATTTGCTAGAGATAGGTATATGCAAGAAATACATTCATACCAGATCTAGAGGCGATAGTGGAGGCCGCGGGGTGCGGTTGCCAAATCTAGCCCCCTCTCGTTCGGATCTGGCTTGTCCGGCGCTGGAGGCTGACCCTCAAGCCACCGCCAGCGGAGAGGTGACGACGCGGACGTGGAGGTGGCAGGGTGAGGTAGGAAGGACGCGACGACACGCCATCGATGGAGGGCATGCCCGCGCGGTGCCATCGGTGGAGAAGGGAGGAAGTGGGGCACCGGCTAGGAGTGGCCAGTGGCGGCGGTAGGCTGGCGTGGTGATGCTAGGAGGCCCACCCGATGGTGGTAGGACTATGGAAGTCCAACGCGGCGTGGCGATGCAAGAGGTCGATGCAGGCAGGTCGATGCGGGTGGCACCAGCGGTAGCAGAAGGCTGGCATGGACGGCATCGGGAGGTTGGCGCGACAACGACAAAGAAGCCAGCCTGACTGATGGCGTGAAGGTCGACGCACGCGCCAACGGCAAAGAAGCTAGCCTGACTGATGGCATGGAGGTCAACACAGTGATGACAGGGAGTCCAATGATGGTGGTGTGTGCCACTAGGCATGCTGAGACTGACTGACGGGGGGTGTCGGTGCAGCAGTGGCCACGTGCCTACGAAGGATGGCCAGTGGTGAAGGAATGGAGCATAGCTATGGATCGATAGGGGTGAGAGGTAGGTGTAAAATCTAGCTTGGTCTTAACGGCCTGGGAAAAACACAAGGGTTAACGTGCTCAAGTGAATTAATTATACTTCTATCTCTCGATAATTCAACTGAACTGTTGTCTTCCTTGTAAAATCAAACTTAGTTATGCTACTTcctctatcttaaaatataaaaatctagTACCGAATGATATATTTCCTATTGCTATGAATATGTATCTATAGAAAATGTTTCATTCAAATTtaggttattatattttaagacgtaGGTGACATCTAAATACCGTTAGTATGGATTTATTGCTTGAAGTTGCCAACGTGTGGTACGTGTGTGCCATATGCTTACGTCCTCGTCTATTTAGGCGAACGGAACAGCCAAAAGAAGCAAATGGAAGCCCAAAATGGAAGGCAGAAGGAAGATTATACAAATCCATTGTGACTTGGGTTTAATTTGTGGGAGCGCCGGAGTAGCCTGTCGATTTCAGTAATGCCGGCCAGGGCCAGTGTGCACTGTGCAGCGATGAAACTCCATCCATGGGCGCGGTCAAATccgggggggagagagagagagagggaatgGGAATGCGTTTACTTGGCCGGGACACGACGTGCAGCCTCGTCCACGTACACGCGAGCAAAGCAGTGAAATCGCCCGCCGCGACAACGAGTGGATCGGAGGGGAGCCAACTGtgaagtactagtactactaagtGCGGTACACATGTACTACCTGCCAGGCCGCgactctctccttttttttaaaaaaaaattacacaactACAACAACACACGCGCACTCACCTTtataaacacacgcacgcaaaacCTACCCCTATGAATATCTTTGAAGACTAGACCATCAAATCcttaagattgacgaagtcactacAGACATCTCGCTAttgacgggtacgtcgcctaccactaaaAGCACAACTCCGATAAATCTAGAAAATTTGCTACCATGGAAGTTAAACCCAGTACCTATAAGATATACAGGTTTTTTCGCGCCGCGACTCTCTCCTTGGCAAAAGCCGGCGCTTGTATGCATGACACGCGTTTGTGACAGCTTACCCAAGTCTAAGTACGTCTTTGTGCCCTCTTTGACTAGTTCAATATTCTCTCCgttctaaaaaaagacaaaccctgggttttcgtgtccaacgtttgactgttcgtcttatatgaaattattttataattagtatttttattattgttagatgataaaacatgattaatactttatgcgtgacttgtttttttaattttttttcatattttttttcaaataagacggacggtcaaacgtttgaTACGGAAACctaagtttgtctttttttttttgacagagggagtattgaaCAGTTCTCATTTCCATACTTGTTATCGTGCAAAAGAACTTTTCGCACTTCTAATCACTAGTTTAGTATTCAGAAGTTTGGAATAAATTGAATTTAAGCTTATTAATAAATATGAAAATTAGAATTCTTAGACGTATGTACTTTGCTTCTAAGTTACACACAAAATATATCTTAatgttttttattatattatattttgtggatttgatttttttggaATTACTCAATACAAGATTGTCATGTGGAGTCTTAATAACTATTATTGTTTTATTGGCTGTTTttaaaatactccctctatttcaaaatacAAGCATGTCTAATTTGTTTAATAGAAATTAAGGTTTAATACAAAATACTTTGATGCCCCTCATGAATGGTTGGGGTGAGAGGGTATTTAAAGGTAAGCTGGGAAGAAATTTAAATGATAGATGATTGATGGAATAAATAGTAATCCGAACAGTATTAGAATTGTTTATATTTGATAAATTTAAAATGTGATAAGTGTTTATATTTTTGAACAGATGATGTTAGAAccaatatatacataaaaaaagTTTCTAGGATATGATTTTAACAAATGATTCATTTTAAGAAGTTTGTTTTTTCTTGGATGAAGGGGTAGTTACCATTTACTAGAGtttggattttctttttcatgttcaatatttacattactgatagtgtgagatggaatcttcatttatttttatgttGTGTTCGAATGTGTCGGTTCGGAACATATTTCTCCAACATGAAAAATGAGATAGGTtgttagcacatgattaattgtattaa is from Oryza sativa Japonica Group chromosome 9, ASM3414082v1 and encodes:
- the LOC4346694 gene encoding cyclin-B1-2 — its product is MASGSIVKKEVGENHDVLRFGFNNSVKGDLAPQHPIQATVHKEAKFWADKKRFGAEAIYGSAFNIRKDLDAQILSKFQRPPGALPSSMLGYEALTGSLDDFGFEDYLNLPQDSDSFHAPDMHHGMEVLLGLSKGPICPSFN